From the genome of Syngnathoides biaculeatus isolate LvHL_M chromosome 15, ASM1980259v1, whole genome shotgun sequence:
ctcCATCATGAGGCGGCCGGGGATCAGTCCCTGCCGAGCCTAGGTCATGAAGCGGTTGGGAATCATGAGGAGTGAGGAGGACGACGGAGAGAatgaccaaagccatgacctctaTGATCAAAATCATAGAAATCCCGATGCtcttccagttccggggtggcccatctgaactccccagctcttgtcgccGCCGAGAACAGGGGTGTGGGATGGCTGCGGGCCGGTTGCCGCTGGTACTGGAACGAAGGGGACTGTGACACAActgccgtctgctggacagggcCGTGAGGATGCCGATGAGttgtcaccacctcctggaccgGAACGTGAAGCGGCTGCGGAACCATTGCCACCTCCCGGACAGGAACGTAAGGCGGCTGTGGCGCCATCGCCACCACCTGGATAGGAACGTGGGATTCGGAGATTGGCTCCTGAAACCCCACAGGCGGCAGAATGCTGCGTTGTTGCTCTTTCAGTGTTTGCCTTGGCACTCCTCAACTGGGCgcttgttcatgaatgagagTCTGCTCCCTCAGACGGAGTCCAACTGGCTCATAGTCAGGGATCCCAGAGGAGAACTGGCGGACACTACAGGGCATGAATAGATCATTCTTGGCCACGGCACTGAGcgacgggaatgataaagtcTTCCGcctcttaactggaggaaaatagttcgcctcgtctttatctgaattcactcCAGCCTCTGTACTTCCCTCTGCAATTCGTTTCTGGGTCTTGTTCCCTCGGAACACGCACGTTGAAGGCGCTCTGGCAGGCTCATCCTCGATcgccaattccacccttttcAGACAACGGTTGCCCGGACGCTTGGGTGTGACGtggcagtgaatctgttgccacccGCGACATGAGCTCGGTCCGAAAAGGGGCCGAAAGATACCATGGCGTGAGCCTGGATCAGCAGCGGGTCTGTCGAAGCCGCGACGTGAGTGTGGCGAGGCGGTGGGTCGgtttccactgccacgtgagctcggcttggtagcggatcagtggctaCCACAGCATGCacttgcagtgaatctgttgcctCCGCGACGTGGAAATGGCGCAGCagtggatccgttgccacagcgacgtgaacCTTGCTCGGTAGCGGGTCCGTTGCTAGTGCAGCGTGAACGTGAGTCAGCAACGAGTCTGTTGAAACCGCGACGTGGGTGTGTCTCGGCTGGTTATCTAATCCTCGCCGAACCTGGGCTGTGAGGACCAccagttcggcgctctgccgctctatttccGCCCGCATTTTGCGATAGAAGACCTCGTGATTCTCGAGTTGCTGCACCTCGGGATTTGCGGacacctcctccctctgagcTGGAAGTTTCACCACCAGCTCCGGATCTGCTGGTTTggccgttgccggtgaggagtggatggacgaggacggtgtctttgtagccgcgcagcgggaggcacaagggagcacccggcctgggcgtcttctctggccgccacgcggaggaccccggtagatggccaagcgggttcccaaaaaaggattaaagatagggagaggaaattctCAGTCATAATCTgaatcgtagtcaggcagccggtcatataaatcatggTCTTCCTGAAAATCCGAAAAATCCAAAAGAATACGAGGTGGTgagggttaggggttagggttaatcaacgaggatgaggcgcaggtgtgcacctcctcatcagcgccggtgtgctgggatacgcccagccagggctggaccggcagaaccatgacaTGCTTTTCCTTTTGTACCTGTTAGCATGTTTCAAATTACAAAAGTTTAGATATATATTACATGTGTTATCACATATGTAGAGAcaagtttttaatgaaaaatatttatatatgtggTGCAACTTTCTACGAGTAGCTAGTTACAGGTAatttttcagtcattgttttagtTATGAAAAATCTCACCCATATAACAGAGCTGCTGCCACATGACAATGAATTCTACAAGACACATTTACAGAAGGTGGTTACGTTTGGATCCGTCACAAGATTGAGCAGAATCTTTTTTGTATCTCTATTGTATATTTATGAGGGAGATACACGAAGCCTGCTTAGAAGATAACCAGTAAGCTTCTCTGGAATGTGTGGGGGAAAGGGAGGATCCCCTTTTCCATGTGTATTATGTTTATAACGAAATGAACTGGCAAGCAAATCATCTTgtgtttggattattttttacaCTATTTCAATATAGGGCAGGGTAGATAGGTAGATagtcttcaaatacttacatatacagagcaatggagagtgtggtcaggaagtgaagaaacgggtccaagcggggtggaacagtgaCAGAAGGGCatccaccaggatgaagggcaaaatttaaaaaacagtggtgatgctggccatgatgtacggattaaagacggtggccctgaagaaacaacaggaagcagaacttgagagtgcagaaatgaagatgttgaggttctcgcttggtgtgaacaggttcgataggattagaaatgagctcattagagggacagccaaagttggatgttttggagacaaggtgagagagagcagaccaatggtttggacatgttcagaggcaagagagtttatatattggtagaagggtgctgaggatggagctgccagacaaaagagcaagaggaagaccaaagaaaaggttgatggatgttgtgaggacatgaggacagtgggtgttagagaggaggatgcacgagataggctcggatggaaaaagatgacacgctgtagcggcCCCTAGGgataagccaaaaggaaaacaagaagaagagagGTAGGTAGGTAGTTGGCTTCCGGTCCCCAAACTGGTGACAACTAATCAAGGAGGCTCTGACCTGCAAGACCATACGATAAATAAATCCTAATGAATTTAGACCGAATTGTGTGAATACTCGATGTGGGACACCCCTGGTGACGACTCCTGTGGACTATAACCATCATCTGTGTAATTTTAGttcccaaattggagccgtattcgttcGAGGTGAAGCTGCATGGCCTATCCTAGCCCAGTCTAACCTAGCTCGTTAACTTCAAGTAAcatatgtaatcaaatatttccgGAGGAGGTAATCATCAAATGTTAATACTTAGACGACTGGCAAAATCTATgtttacaacgaggaccgtgagtacatagtaggaagttgggcaaatagaaacgtcaacttaaacttaATGAGAGGCCCAGACGACCTTGGTTTAGCTGGCTAACTATGAgacgtgtttgtgatcaaaccgtgctgttaaagaaacatcgaacgtgagtaacttcataacttgtacagCGAGGGTCGTGAGGACtgataggaaatttaacaagtatgATCTTAGTTCATCTTAGTCAACAAATTGGTGCCATATCATTCGttttgaagctgctcggcccaagttagcctagcttagcgcactaacaacattacctacattgagtatacaacgaggaccaaacatcgaaaCTTGGACTCAGCCTTCAACgactagagtgagggccattgtgttTGAATCCCTCCCATCCACATATTCTTTAAattgccatatcctttatattttcgcACATGTAGCATCTGATTTGTGTACCGTATGTGATGGTTAGGTCGTGGACCGGGCTtcctacgcccgcccccggaactgttaatctgcaaagcgtaggtagaaattcagataatgttggtcgaagacaaaaaagaggaggaaagcatcttaatcagaagaagaagaggattgCACAAACCCAACAGctgtgaatgttgggactatgacaggaaaagctcaggagtttgttgacattatgatgaggagaaaggttgatataatgtgcatccaagagagaaagtggaaagggagtaaggatCGAAGTTTAGGtccggggtttaaattattttatcatggagtagatgggatgAGAAATCGAGTAGGGGTTATTGtaaaaagaagagctggctaagagtGTCTTGgagctgaaaagagtatcagaacgagtgatgaggctgaaatttgaaattgagggtattgtgtacaatgtgattagcagctatgccccacgggtaggatgtgacctcgagttgaaagacaaattctgtaaggaactagacgaagtagtcctgagcatcccagagagagagagagttgtgattggtgcagatttcaatggacatgtgggtgaaggaaacaggggcgatgaagaagtgatgggtaagtacggcattcagcaaaggaactttgaggggtatagggtggtggacttcgcaaaaaggatggaataggcagtggtgaacacttatttccagttGAGAAAGgtagaatgttgtgtggcctttcggaaagaggctCTAGAtcggggtgctcaatgtgtcgaccGGTCGATAGCGAGGCAGGATTCTAGGTCGATCGCAGGACTTCatgcccccaaaaaaagaaaaaaacgtcagccaatgttccctcttaacTGCGcgtgtgcacaattgtgcaccactgatgcagtctctgcGTTGagtgcaacccccccccaaaaaaaaaatccaatgcaaattgaaagtataacaaacagctattcagtttgtggcagtTTGCAATATGAttaaatgagtgagggatgactggttgttacatccaatggcacaattcacatacgtactgtaaaaaaaatgaaaagaagctgctgatgtttactttcaaacaagaaagttaaaaaaagaaatgctgttgttttaagatgcaatgactgttgggagtatgtgaataatcgaagaaaaagtggttaaactggacaagattttctcttttgtagtgggaaaggtctggtctgaagccagccaaagtagaaagtggaaGATGAGAtcgtgtgtaattttaaaattagaaatgaggtctttagagggacagctaaagttggatgttttggagacaaggttagagagaccagacttagatggtttggacatgttcagaggcgagagagtgagtatattggtctaagggtgctgagaatggagctgccaggcataagagcgagaggaagaccaaagtaaaggttgatggatgttgtgagggaggaggacagtgggtgttagagaagacgaagcacgagataggcttagacagaaaaagatgacattctgtggcgacctctaacgcgacaacccaaaagaaaaagaagaagaaatggaatGATAATGGGCCCTAGTTCTGATGGCAGCCAGCCGAGGACTTACTTACCTTTACTTTGTACTATTTATCACGCTTTGATGCCTGAACAACGGCTGTCCTCTTCATATACGAGGCGAAGAAAATGATAACGAGCAACAGAATTCTCAGATTTTTGCTGTAGTTTAAGCCGATCAGCGGTGTGGTTAGCCCAGTACTGTCCGGAAATTGCCATTTCACCCGTGTTTTCAAGTCCACTGCTTGGTGATCCATGTTTGCCACCAGAAGTGGACCTTTCAAAATGGCGTCGGCGTGACATTTGCTCGCTCGGTCAGccgctgacctaaaaaaaaaaacaaaaaaaaaagactggattggTCATACATATCTACCGGTGGGTCAAATGggtgaagccagttggccgccatcttggtacacCCAAAACGTGtagaggacatggtttacaggttagATTATGGCGGGTTTTTTCTCAATAAAGTTtcgcatgtagaattaaaaccgGTTGTtttgtgagcttgacattttttcagttgtggtaacatgaaggatttttaattcgacttggtaagacaaaaaaggcTAAGCGCAAAGAAAACacataacaccgtgactaccaagaatccttgcatattacctagggcccgattttaGTGACATGTTCACGTTTCCCAAAATACGGTGTGAAGCACTATGTGAAATAAAAGCATTCCATCCAAGAGTGCGGACCAAATTTCTGAGAGACATACATTGATTAAGCCAGAGTGGTCCTAGGAACTGAACAAAGTAGACCAAATTTATGGAATTTTTGTATCTTGTAGAGCATCTCCTTTTTGGCTGAGAGATCCAGGTTTAAAACCTGGTTCAAGTTTGACACAAGACACAACAGCGGAAGCTGTCTGTCTCGCGTGGCACTCAGCAATAGGAGCGAGAGCAGCGACTGGTTGACCAATTGCTTGTAGGCCTATAATGTGACTGGGTCAGGGGGCTTGCTGGgtgcagggttcatactcagttggacccaaaaaatttaagggctttttagggtcATTCTTAGgagctgacacgaaaaatttagggctgacacggaaaaaatttagggccatcgtgggaaatcaagagtaaggaaaaaaagactcacccaatggtgccatcggctgttcttggttcatcaaaggttccagtacctcagtaactgtgacagtgatcacctgtcaccccttgtggtagttctcattgatatgaccattgtcaacgtcttcacataacagtgtacagaaaaactgattctaactacaattgcaactatatacacaaatgtcttctactgtttgtctgtctcagcacccctactctagctccttgagcctacccagtgcctcctctatttgctgctgcagaggtgccaaagaggctctattgtcctttgctctgcctctgagtggattggccttggtgataaacctcagcttcctcttttcttctgcctgctcacacagcctatcagccttctcaataagcgtagatatgtcagtctctattctggcttttttggctttgcggcagtagagatgaaaagtgggcagtgatgtcaaatgtagccaggtacgaagtcttcctttccccacagtggtagtttttagcaatgtcactgtctgggaacatgactgcaaacactttcgaattattttcacaagatttgtaactgtaatggctgcagatcacttttaaagtccacacaatctctgcctttaacgagtccgtcttcgtgtattgcaCTACGTTCATAAACTCTGACTtttggctggttgaagtcgttGGCTGGACAACTGTCGGTGCACATGCACTGcaagtaccactgcctgaagttgatgcttcactatcttgatatttaaGAAACAGATtgataccaacggaagatgagagcaTCTTcgtcaaatcagcgtgtctcctttttttccggtgcgactctagcgctttgacgcccatctttcctagctggtagctctgcttgcacagatggcagtaaaacatgtgccgatatTTTGCATCTCAACGAACCCaacttccaaactccttactttcaacccaagcatcttgaaaaatgcacttcgccatgatacaagttggatcgatgaaagacgtaacgaagacgaagtgaaatggcgactcacagaaacaaacaatggaatatcgacgacaagatggcgactcattgtcaacacggtgactttcgttgacaatttccggctgtttttgACGTCAGATggatcactatttttttttttaaataaaagatttttttttccccgggagaattttggcggtagaggtcctccctttgattttttataatttaatgcctttttaggggcttgaccggttttcgcggattttaaggacttttaggagcccctaaatgcaccttcgaaaatttaggggtttttagggacttttagggccacgTGCGAACCCCGTGGGTGTCTTTGGCTCGTTTTCTCAGTGAGGGAGCACCAGATAAagagcaatggaaatatgtccTGCTACAAGGAGACACCATTGtcattcttctttcctttcggcttgtcccattaggggtcgccacagcatgtcatcttccatctaagcctaccttgtgcatcctcctctctaacacccactgtcctaatgtcttccctcacaacatccatcaatcttttctttggtcttcctctcactcttttgcccggcagctccatcctcagcacccttctaccaacatactcactcttttccctctcaacatgtccaaaccatcaaagtgtgctctctctaaccttgtctccaaaatatccaactttgcctTTCCCTATAATGatctcatttcttatcctatgcAACCTGTTCGCACCAAGGGAGAACCTcagcaccttcatttctgctaccgccaattctgcttcctgttgtttcttcagagccaccataaTAACTGTAATACAAGACATTAAACGCCAATTATTCAATGATTGGTACGAGTATAAATGTGGTATGAGCCACAAATACTGGCAGACAAGGTTTGAGCTTGGGTTGTCAAACCAAAGATAAGAGTGATAGCTGCCACTATTTCACTTGAAGTTCAGTAATTGGTATCACAATGGCAATTGACCCCttcgtagaaattgcgtcatccgcgtcgctgaccattcagaggccagagatctgcataaatgttggcgtccgccattacctcagacaaagtcACATGGTCCGGTATAGCTTTTGTCAGCGTTTTATCAcatatttgggttccttaacaatagatatggttaagaggtatagtcacggactttgtaatagtgacgacaggtatcctgataggctagttggtggagttcaattcgtaccctttccaaaaccgaagaccgagtacgaaaaatgtcttcgattgatcaaactttgtggaagaaggcatgatcaactgaatccatctaaaatcaaccggaacagaagaccgagtacgaaaaatgtcttcgatggatcaaactttgtggaagatcgcatgatcaactgaatccatctaaaatcaaccagaagagatatgtttgcatgaaggtaagccctatatttgattttcaatgcatgtctcatataaatgaattagaagttcttcgcttgcataacatagctacatgtgaatgattgacacacttgatctgtgttgagcgatattttgcgatgatctgactgcacaaacatgtctctttgttgccggctagggagctaagataaaccggactagcgagtcctaagaGCCTTCGACGtacaccgagacaccaagactggaAGGAtttttgaggacactaaagtagtgattgtcgtactcggtcgggacttacgtaggttcggcactaattcaagaataattattgaggggagcgcgtgacgttacacaaagaaaacgagagaaacaactcgtaaatcaagcctcgccttcttttccttcatatggcGGTTTACAAagggctatacagatacacatacagattcggcacacaagtgtgataggtaacacaaaaataggaaactgtcaatgacgaattcgtctttgggttataatatactatattatgtggcttctcggtcttcctctgactccggaaatatctcgagctaatatcaatggtttctccgtcgatatgcatgaaaataccattgaaatacccctcgctgaaatacttgaagccctgctctctgcttttcaacgatatttcactattcgctaagaatgcgagtgagaaatcagctggtaagtCGGACAATTTCACTCTCGTCTTTTattgctgcgccgccatttttgctaattgtttgtctgaggtcagcacacgtggggtgatgtaacttcaggaggcgtggttaagtgccctgtacggaggggtcatttGGTTGGCAGTGTGTCAGTATTATCATATGTAAGTGACAGGGAGCTGGCTATACTGTGTCTCTGGCAAATGACCATTGTGAGGCAGCATAAGACAAAGCTGTAGAAATGGATCCTGCAACAAGTAGATACTGTTCTCATATGACTGAAATACTGTTAAGAAGGACATTAAACACGAaccattcaatcattcattgAGACCAAGAACAGGTCTAAATGTGGTTTGAGCCAAATTTATCCCAAAGTTGCTGGCAGCTCACATTTTTAAAGCAGATTTCATGGAAATTATCGGTTTCAGTAGCCTGTTGGCACTGTCAGGAGAAAAACATGGaactgaaaatacagtaaaccctGCATACCTCAACACTGTATAAGATGACATTTACCGTAAGTCAACATTAAAAGTGAGGTCCTAGTCTCCAATAATACTACAAAAAAGGTAATGTGTTTCTCAAAGAAACTGGTGATTAACGCAGTTAatccttgggttgcaatcacatGATAATCCCTGCCATTCGTACAGACAATTtaggcgttgcagacgacatcaccatggcaacgtctacagacccatgtgtaagcGGCAAGCGgtggatgttttctgcctactttaattcacttggatgatgtcgccaaagctatatatgtacagaagatcaaactctgtgaagatatcgatctgtatactctccacaacgacgtactttcaaaggatctgaaagacttccctgaagtagaatatccggacactcGAACTACACAtgcttaccgcttacaaaatgatcagaacagactttcaaataaccatttgccttgtgtattcgagcttcgttcagatctgcatgtcgtatatttgcaagccacttttgttgctgttttttcgataactccagTGTATCTTCTGCTTTATGGAATATAATCTTTGGAACAcagaaaaatcgcttcccaaagTCTCTGTTTCCGTGATTTTCACATCCGTAGacacaacaaaaatctggcatgatgacgagggacagctgactgcttgtctgcaacaatagCAGTCAAGTACCtggatgaacaagcgtgactTCAAGTGCAACCCAGATACTTTTCACTTGACGTCAtgtgtcacatgacttttgtttacgacgcctactggacggcaaaactacaatacaactcacatcttttagtgatctttttgtgaatattggcttgcttataagcgtctcattgccttttcatcatggtatttcattgtgtgacttatggttgtaagaatagacagaaaaaggggtctgacacttaaggcattgtttacctttttgctgggcattcaacTAATTGACTGTGGTATTTTCCACACTTGTtactgttggattaattggacataaAGTTATCTCGtatttgctctcttggttgtttttaatgcttctttgCTTAATGTAATGCAATCAAGAGGCCCATTGGGTGCCATTGAAACTTTTGCTATGAGAATGTGTtgcaatcaagttacattgggtgccatggaaacactggacagtgatgcagaagacaacataaGGACTGACGATctcaagaggatggtgaagacattgtAAAGACTAACATTAGCTATTTTTGTcatggttgctttgtttgtcacatttgctttattGTGATGCGGCCCatgctaaggaataaaaatgagaattcgtggagatgtgattagaatgggttggagattgtgaaagagacatcctatgttctcctcgcgagccagaGGTTTCtcttgccttccttccttccttgagaaattgtactttaaatgtcctggaTTGCGTGGGCCTGGCTATCACCGGATGCTATATCACCGGACACGTCACTAACCATGTCCCTGAAGAAGCTGTCCCTGACTAAGCAAAAGGCTGGGTAAACCTGACATTAGTTTGGTGTGTCGAGCGGGATCCCAAGATGCCTGAGGATTCCAGCGGGTGTGTTGAATACCTGAAAGACTGTGGCCATGGCAGACTCTTTCCGAGTCTAAGGACCCTTTCCGGGAATGGTGTCCGGCCCACCGGCTGGTATCTGACGGTTGACAGGATCCGGAGACGGAAGGAAGACAACGGGGTGAGTCCAATTTTGGTGTAAAATGAGTGAAACTAGTTCAAAGAGTAAATGACGGGGAgtcattaaagggccactgtcatgaaatgcatgatttttagtatgttattaatgaaaaaacagcagccgacatggacccatgcgttttttcaccacaaaacatgattttgacatatcgagctttttgtaactcctgccatgaaaatcctctcgagggatttgttttcgagaagcagcaGGAATTGACGTAAATGGCAGGGCTTCCCTCAAGtgaactcatttgtttctattacttTTACCACTgggaaagtagctcgttgttcctttgtgttagccaaaatgccgtctcattgcattgcaggacattgcttgaacactcgggaggatggatttacccttcataagtttgcaagagacccggttcgtcatgaaaaatggattggacgggtgcagaggacgagagcttcgtgggttccaaatgacaggtaagtgtgtatacagctactaaaaaaaataatagtttggggtggaccataTAATCAggctctcataacgtaacaaaagatccgcgtacgtatgacagccgtgctaaatgtgtcgatgtgcgcgtcggacggcgtcaggctcgctggcgaaggctgctgccTCCCTtcaccagcgaaggctgcgcgtcaggctggCAGACGGCGGTGGCTCTtaagaacgctgccgacaatggtgctctcagccgcgtgcgacaacaTTGCCCTAAAGCACCCCatctcgacggtgttgttcatcgcatactgcggcggTTATGAACAACGCTCTAAAAGCAGCGTGGCtaggctccgtgataagccacttcctcgctgaaaatgagccacaccgaccggctgtgatgagccgcgatggctcatctccgccgtggaaggggatcggacggggaggcggtttggccatgatcgcatatcatctgaatatggctcgaaaaaataGGGTAAAATTGccacggtaacttcactcggttgtgtgatgttctcttctttgaaaagaccttccgtgtcggaaggggcgtgttcgtctcccattggAAggtccaccgcatgttttcattggcgaatgtccgggtgacatcacggaatGATACgtctgcaactttgcgcgtggacgacgcgctctccgctcatttattttttcgtatagacattgaagtgaataatgttatctgtatttttcattacaatatctattttagaatgtttaaaggATGACACTTGATATTTAAAGCATGTAAGGAGACACAACCTTGTGGATACTCATCAATGGCAAGTAATTTAAGGGTGGTGGAGCCCTGTCACACACTTAAATTCGGTGTGTAAATAGCTTTGCCCCTAAAATTCCCTAAACATCCAAAGGGTGATGGAGCCCTGTCGTGCACTTAAATTCCGTAAATAGCTTTGCAATAAAATCCATAAACACCCCTAACCTGTGTGTGCAAGAGAAAATTGTGTGAAAGGAAAATACCACTAGGTATAGTATAgtaaagtagaggaatgaagagtagccgaagtaaaacagaatatatgtgtgtgaatgagaaaggtggagggggaagagtgaggctacagggagaagagatagagagggtggaggagttcaaatatttatggtcaacaatccagagccacggtgagtgtggtaaggaagtgaagaaacgggtccaagcaggttggaacagctggcggaaggtgtctggtgtgttatgtgacagaagagtctctgctaagatgaagggcaaagtttacaaaacagtggtgaggccggccatgatgagAGGCCAGTGTCAGAGgccattagagacggtggcactgaagaaataacaggaagcagaactggagtagcagaaattaagatgttgaggtttagaaatgagctcattagagggacagccaaagttggatgttttggagacaagattcgagagagcagacctcaatggtttggacatgttcagaggtgagagaatgagtatattggtggaagggtgctgaggatggagctgccaggcaaaagagcgagaggaagaccaaagagaaggtttatggatgtggtgtgggaagacatg
Proteins encoded in this window:
- the LOC133512865 gene encoding uncharacterized protein LOC133512865; the encoded protein is MPFCHCSTPLGPVSSLPDHTLHCSVYRRRPGRVLPCASRCAATKTPSSSIHSSPATAKPADPELVVKLPAQREEVSANPEVQQLENHEVFYRKMRAEIERQSAELVVLTAQVRRGLDNQPRHTHVAVSTDSLLTHVHAALATDPLPSKVHVAVATDPLLRHFHVAEATDSLQVHAVVATDPLPSRAHVAVETDPPPRHTHVAASTDPLLIQAHAMVSFGPFSDRAHVAGGNRFTATSHPSVRATVV